The genome window TGCCGTAGTAGTTGCCGTGCACGCACGCCCACTCCAAAAACTCATCCGCGTCTATACCTTTTTTAAACTCGTCTTCGCCTATAAAATAATAATTCACACCCTCGACCTCGCCCTGCCTCGGCGCTCTCGTGGTGCTTGAGATCGAAAAATAAAGATCGTTTTCCTCTTTTAAAAGACGGCTTAAAAGCGTGCTTTTGCCGCTACCGCTAGGGCCTGAGACGATTAAAATTTGCCCTTTCAACTATTTTTCCTCAAAGCTTATATTGATTTTTATGTTGAGATTTTTTAGCGCCTCTCGCAGTTCGCCGTCTTGCAACGAATTTTCTAGATTTTTAGCTACGGCGTCTGAAATTTGAGCCTTTAGCTCGTTTATCTTTGACGTCGTTTGAGCTTTTTGCGAGCTCAAATTTGCCGCTTCGCCGCCATCAAATCCGCTTTCGTTAAGCGCCATGGCCATATCTTTTTCGCTGATTTGCTCGATATCGCCGTACTCGCTCGGATGGAGTTCCTGCACTATTTCAGGCTCGTTTTGTATGTCGTCAGATTCGATGATTTCTTGCACGTCTTGCTCCAAGCCCGCTTCCGCCTCGTCTTGCTGCTCATCCGCAGCAAAAATATCCTCCGCAAGCTCGCCGTCTAAAACATCTTGCGCCAAATTTTCCTCAGTCGCAAACTCCGCCAGCTCCGTCTCGCCGGCCGCTTCTGTGTCGCCCGGCAAAAACTCATCGCCTAAGGCGCTATTTTTGACCTGTACCATTTGCTCGTCGGACTCGTCAAATTTCATATCTACGTCGGCAAAGATATCATCTTGCTCTTTGGCTTCTTCTATCGTAAACTTATCGTCATTTTCCTTTTGTTCAAGGCTTTGCGGAACTTCAGGCTCGTCCGCGCTATCCATATCGGAAAACTCGGCTATATCAAGCTCGTCCGCCGTTTCAAATTTAGCCTCCAAAGGCTCGTTGCTCGCATCCAAATTTTCAGATAGCTCGTCCATCTTGTCTATTTCATCGATTTGATGCTTGATATCCTCGATACTGCCGTCAAAGTCAAGCTCAAATTTATCTTGAGCCTCTTCGAGCTCCTCTTCGCCGTCCGCGGCGACAAACTCCGTTGCGCCGAGTTCAGGTTCGTCCGCCGTCTCAAATTTTATATCCATAAGCTCATCCGGCGCATCCAAATCCGCAGAAAGATCGTCAAATTTATCGTCTTTTGCGGCTATTTCAAACTCGTCAAATTCCATAGCCTCATCGTCCACACCGTCCAAATCTAGCTCTTCGTCTCCGAGTTTTTCGCTTAGCTCGTCCATATCGTCGATAGCTTTTACGATCTCGTTTAGCTCGTCAAAGGCGCTATCTTTGCCTGATGCCGCTTGCGAAATATCGTCAAGCTCGTCGTCTAGCCTAAGCTCGCCCGGATCCAGTTCCATGATCTCGTCTTCAAAGACGTCTTCAGCCGGATCGTCTATAAACTCAAACCCTTTGACCAAGGCCTCGGCGGTTTCGTCTCTTGCCGCAGCAGGCTCGGCGCTCTTTGTTTTACTCGCCAGATCCTCCACGATAGTGATAAATTCCGTCGGCAAAAACGGCTTTGGCAGTATCCTGTCGGCATTTTCAAAGGTCGGAGAATTTTTAGAGGAAAGGTATAAAATTTTATTTGCGAATTCTTTTAGGTTCATCTCTTTTGCGTCGATATCGCTGTCGATGATAAGCACGTCAAAAACTCCGCTAAGCTCGCTAGCGTCGCCGATCTCGACGTATTCGTAACCCATTTTGCTAAGAGCCAGCGTCGCCAAGCGCGATACCGCGGGATTGGCGTTTACAAGAACGATTTTCACGAATTCTCCTTTTTATACCTAAAAAACGTATTTTAAAACATTTTCCATTACTTCAAGCTTAGTTTTAGAAAAATAGCGACGGAAGGTCGTTGATAACGCGAAGCACCAGCTGCCTAAAAAGCTCCATCATGCCCGCTAGTATCGCAATCAGCACAGCAAAGCCGATTGTGATCTTGATCGGATAGCCCACGACTAGCAGGTTAAACTGCGGCATCGTCTTCATCAGCATGCCAAAAATCAAATCAGAAAGCAGCGAAAGCGCCAAAATCGGGAATGAAATGATAAATCCGAAGGTAAACAAATTTATCATGGACTTTGAGGCGTACTGCACGATATCGGGACTCGGATAAAAGCCGCCCAGCGGCACGTGCGTGAGGGAATTTGAGATAAAAAGCAAGATCAAATGGTGCCCGTCGAAGGCCAAAAAGGTCATGAGCGCGAGAAAATTTATGATATTTGAGATCACGGGCGAGCTAAGGCCGGTCTGCGGATCAAGCACCGAAGCCATTGAAAAACCCATGATCATCGATATCTGCTCGCCCGCTAACTGCAAACTAGCAAAAACGATGTGAAGTAGCAGCCCTGCGCAAACACCCAGCGCCGCCTCGCTCACGATCTCGACGGCTAGATAGTAAATTTCGCCGTTTTTAATGCTAGCAAGCGGAAACAAAAATAGCGTGAGTAAAAACGAAAACGCGGTCTTGACGCTCATAGGGATCTGCTCGTGTCCGTAAAATGGGAAAAATAGCATCAGCCCGCCGATACGCGCAAACAGTAGCATAAAGGTGATGACGCGCTCGGGCGCGAAAAACTCGACTAGTTCCACCTGACTCTTTCGTTTTAAATTTAAATGCCGTTATTTTAGGGTTAAATCCTTGAAAATTCGGTAAATTTGAAAGCTGAATGAAAACGTGCCGAAATTTTGGCGCTGCCGAGCACGGTAAATGCTGCTTTGAGCGCTAAATTTGTGCACGCAGTTACCCATTTACAATTCGGACCGTTTAATTTTATCGACCGCCTTGAATTTTTGTTTTTGGGTTAAATTTTAGTTTTGCGGGACGATAAGATATAGCCGTTCGTTTTTGTTGGCTACCGAAGTCAAAACTAGGCCTGCCGCGGCAAATTTAACAAGTCGCTACGCCTTGCGAATCCAAAGCGTCTTAAGATAAATTTGACTTAAAAAATAGCTCGTAAATTTGGCGCACAAATTTTAAATGGCAAATTTGAAAACTCGCCGCCTATAAAAATATTTAAATAGCTTCAGGAGAAATTAAAGAGAATTTTTTGTCTTCGAGGCGGTAAACCTCGTCGCATCTTTGCGCAAGCTCGTTGTCGTGAGTGACCAAAACCAGCGCCGCATCATTTGCTTTGATATAGTTAAATAGCGTTTGCATCACTTCGTTTGCGGTCTGCTTGTCTAGATTTCCCGTCGGCTCGTCGGCAAATATCACGCGCGGCTTTTTACAAAGCACTCTAGCGATAGAGACGCGCTGCTGCTGCCCGCCGCTTAGCTCGCCTACTTTTTGATTCATTACGCCGTCTATCTTTAAATTTGCCAAAATTTCATCGTCGATTTTTTGCGCGGATAAAACGGAGGCCAACTCGATATTTTCGTGCGCGCTAAAGCCTTTAAAAAGATAGTGCGCCTGAAAAATGATACCGAAATCAAATCTGCGGATACGCAAAAGCTCATTTGCCGTTAGATCGTAAAGCGACTTACCGCCGTAGATAACTTCGCCGTTTTTGGGTCGCAAAAGAGTGGAAAGTATATGGAGTATAGTTGATTTGCCGCAGCCGCTGACGCCCGTTATGGCGCAGCTGCCGCCGGCATTTACGCTTAAATTTACATCCTCAAAGAGCGTATAATCATACGCAAAGCCTAGATTTACGCCCTTTAAGATTTCCATTAAATTTTAGCCTATTTGCGCCGCAACCTCGGCCGCAAAGTCCTCGTTTTTCTTCTCTAGGCCTTCGCCAAGCTCGAAGCGAACGTATTTTACTACTTCGATCTTGCCGCCTAGCTCTTTGCTTTTTTCTTCAACGACTTGCTCGATAGTTTTTTTATCGTCCATTACGTAAAACTGTCCAAGTAGCGTAAGGCGCTGATCTAAAACGGTGTTGTCCGCGTAAAATCTCTCGATCTTGCCAGGGATGATCTTATCCCAAATTTTCTCAGGTTTGCCCTCGGCTTTTAGCTCTTCTTCGATTGCTTTTGTAGCTTTTGCAAGCTCTGCATCGCCTATCTGGCAGCGGCTAGCATACTCAGGTATGTGATGAAGCGGTTTACCTAGGCGTTTTAGCTCTTCATTATCTTTTTCAAGTTCGGCGCGAAGCGCGATAAATTCCTTCTCGACAAACTCTTTGTCAAGGTCTTTATAGCTTATAACGCTTGGTTTCATAGCAGCTGCGTGCATGCACAAATTTCTTGCAAATTCAGCCGCTTTGTTTGCGATTTCTGCGCTTTGGCAAGCTAGGCCGATTAGTACGCCTACGCGGCCGTTTGAGTGTACGTAGCCGTTTACTACGCCTTTGTCGTCCGCTTTTATAGTCTCAAAGCGGCGAACGACCAAATTTTCGCCGATAGTAGCGATCTGGCTTTTGAAATAATCCTCAAATTTAACGCCGTTGATAACGCTTGCGTTTAGACTCTCGACGTCTTTTATCAAATTTGTTTGGATGTGCACCGTAGTGTCTTTGGTCAAATTTTGAAACTGAGCGTTTTTAGCGACGAAGTCGGTCTCAGAGTTTATCTCGCTGATGGTTGCGGTTTTGCAGTGATCGCAAACAACAACGCTCACAAGACCCTCGCTAGCTAGGCGGTCAGCCTTTTTAGCAGCTTGACCTAGACCCTTTTCGCGCAGGATATCGACGGCTTTTTCCATATCGCCGTTAGCCTCGGCTAGCGCCTTTTTGCAGTCCATCATTCCGGCTCCGGTTGATTCGCGGAGCTCTTTTACCATTTGTGCGCTGATTTCCATTACTCTTCGTCCTCGCTGAAGTCCTCTGAGAAGTCTTCGTTAACAGCTTCGTTTACGACTGCGTCTTTTTCGGCTTGACTTACGGCCTCTTTGCCTTCTTCTAGCTCACCGCCGTCTTTTTCAAGCTGAGAGCGTCCCTCGATGATAGCCTCAGCCATCTCTTGGCAGAAAAGCTGAACCGAGCGGATCGCGTCGTCGTTGCCAGGGATCGGGAAGTCGATAACGTCAGGATCGCAGTTTGTGTCGATCGGAGCTACGACAGGGATTTTTAGGCGGTTAGCCTCTTGTACGGCGATTTTTTCTTTTACGGTGTCGATGACGAAAATCATATCAGGCACGGTTTTTAGGTTTCTGATACCGCCTAGAGACGCTAGAAGCTTCTCTTTTTTGCGGCGAAGCATTAGAGCTTCTTTTTTAGTTAATAAATTTATAGAGCCGTCTTCTTCCATAGCCTCGATTACTTCGAGCTTGCGGATAGATTGACGGATAGTGCCGAAGTTCGTCATCATGCCGCCTAGCCAGCGGTGATTTACGTACGGCATGCCGCATTTTTCGGCATACTCTTTTAGGGTTGCGCCGGCTTGCTTTTTAGTACCTACGAAAAGTATAGTCTTACCCTCTGCAGCTGCGTCGCGAACGACGTTATAAGTGTAGCGGAAGTAGCGGATAGTTTTTTGTAGATCTATGATATAGATACCTTTTCTCTCGCCGAAAATGAATTTTTTCATCTTCGGATTCCATCTGCGTGTTTGGTGTCCGAAATGAACGCCGCACTCCAGTAAATCTCTCATTGTTACCATGAGTTTTCTCCTTGTGGGTTTCCCCGAAATTTAGGTTTCTCCTCCACACCCATTAACATTTGCTTTTAACAAACGCAACCAAATTTTAGGACTGGTGTGTGTGAATTGAAGCTTGGATTATATTTAAAAATAGCTAAATTAAAGCTAAATTTAATATAATCCAAGCCTAGGCGCGGTTAAATTTTGCGCTGCAAAGATGAGATGCTCGCAAGCGGTGCGAGCAAGATCATACGTCAAATTTAAACTCGCCAAATTTAATAAAGCGGCGAAATTTCACTCAAAAAATCCCTTTTTCACGAGCTTGCCCTCTTTCACGCAAAACTCCCCTTTCGCGATCACGCTATCTAGGTTTAGTGCTTCGTCAAATACCGCAAAATCGGCGTCAAAACCTACCTTTATCTCGCCTTTACCGCTTAAATTTAGGTATTTTGCGACGTTTTTACCCATCATGCTTAGCGCTTGCGGGATGGTTAGGATTTTATTTTTCACGCAGGCTTGCAAGACCTCTAAATTCGTCTCGCACGAAGCGCAGCCGTAGCCCACTAGCGCGCCGTTCTCGTCAAATCTAGGCACGCTGCCGTTGCCGTCCGAGCTCATCGTTAGGCGCTCTAAATTTAGCCCGTTAGCTAGCCCGTACTCGATAGCTTCGTGAAGCGGCATAAACTGGCTTCCGCCGCTCGTGATGTCGATATAGCCGCCCATTTTTTGAAATTTGATCGCCTCGTCAAAAAGCTCCTTTGTCCGCGCGCAGTGCGTCGGCGAAAAGTAATTAACCGGGAACGAATAGTCCTTGATCACGCCAAAAATCAGGTCAAATTTATCCGCGAGCCCGCCCATGTGCATATGCAGCACGCCGCCTTTTTTCGAGATCATGCCGCCGATGCGTATCTGCGTCAGGGTCCTAATTAGCTCCTGCGCGGTCGGGTAGCTGCCGCGGTTGTCGCTCATCGCGATCTTACAGCCGATGACCTTGTCGATGAGCACCAGATCGCGCGTGACGGAGCCAGTAAATGTGACGCTAGGCAGCGCATAAGAGCCTGTGTGGATGAAGGTCGAAATGCCCTCGTATTCAAGCGCTTTGGCCTTTGAGTAGAGATTTTCGAGGCTCCTCGTGCACCCATCCGTACCCAGCGTCCCCACGACCGTCGTCGTGCCGTAGCGGATGATCCCAGATAGCGTTATTTCGGGCGTTCGAGAGTGATAGCCCGCCTCGCCGCCGCCACCCGTGATGTGCACGTGCTGATCGATGAGCCCAGGCGCTAAAATTTTACCCTCTAGATCGTAAACCTCAAGTCCCTCAATACGAAAATCAAGCCTCTTGGAAACGGCTAAAATTTTACCTCCGCCGAGCAAAATGTCGCTCTTGCCGACGTGTTCTGGCGCGTATAGATCGGCATTTTTAAGTAACAGCATATTTTCTCCTTTGCTTTGGATTTTTGATTTTAAATTTATGTTTTTCGGCTTATTTTCATTGCGATGTCACGCCGTCATTTTACATCAAATTTGATAAAAACTAGATATTTCGGTTTTATTGGAGAAGCGGTAGTTTGAGTGATGCTTGGTTTTATTTTTGTAGATTTAGCGGGGCGTCAAATTTAGCCGACTATCCGCTTAGTTGCACGCTCTCTTCTATCTTTATTAGCCCCGTAAATACGCGCCTGGCGGCCTCTTTTTGCTCGCCCGAGATTTCGATCTTTTTCTCGTTTAAAAGCAAATTTACAAGATCTTCGTTTTGTAGCGTCTGGACGTCAAATTTTCTCGCATTTGCGGCGATTTTTGCCGCGAGAGGATTTTTTGATTTAAAATTTTCGTATGGCATTTTTCTCGATTTTTAGTGAAATTTTGGCTCAAATTTAAACTCGGCGCGCACCTTGCAAAGCGCAAAACGCGCGACCGAGTTAAATTTAAGGCTCCAGCCCCCGGCTTAACGCTTTAAGATTTTAGCGTTTTCGCAGCCGACCTCTAGCCCCATCTTGCACGCTTTTTCGTAAAATTTAACCGCGGCTTTGACGTCCGCGTTTACGCCCATACCGCGCTCGCTCATAAAGCCCGCCTCGTTGCAGCCTTTAGCTAGCCCAAGCTCGCATGTGTTTTTATAGAGCTCGTACGCCCGAGCTTCATCTTTTGCTATGCCGGCACCCGTCTGGCACGCGTACGCTAGCGCGTAGCAGCCCAGCTTGTCGCCCATTTTGCACGCTCGCTCGTAAAATCTAGCCGCCGTCCCGGGCTGCTTCGCCGCGACCTTGCCACTAGCGATCATCGCGCCTATATCGTAGCAGGCACGCGCGTGTCCGCCCTCGCACGCTAGATTAAACAGTCTCGCCGCCTCGCTAAAATCCGAGACTCGGTACATCGCT of Campylobacter showae contains these proteins:
- a CDS encoding acetyltransferase, with product MPYENFKSKNPLAAKIAANARKFDVQTLQNEDLVNLLLNEKKIEISGEQKEAARRVFTGLIKIEESVQLSG
- the iadA gene encoding beta-aspartyl-peptidase, whose translation is MLLLKNADLYAPEHVGKSDILLGGGKILAVSKRLDFRIEGLEVYDLEGKILAPGLIDQHVHITGGGGEAGYHSRTPEITLSGIIRYGTTTVVGTLGTDGCTRSLENLYSKAKALEYEGISTFIHTGSYALPSVTFTGSVTRDLVLIDKVIGCKIAMSDNRGSYPTAQELIRTLTQIRIGGMISKKGGVLHMHMGGLADKFDLIFGVIKDYSFPVNYFSPTHCARTKELFDEAIKFQKMGGYIDITSGGSQFMPLHEAIEYGLANGLNLERLTMSSDGNGSVPRFDENGALVGYGCASCETNLEVLQACVKNKILTIPQALSMMGKNVAKYLNLSGKGEIKVGFDADFAVFDEALNLDSVIAKGEFCVKEGKLVKKGFFE
- a CDS encoding ABC transporter ATP-binding protein, which translates into the protein MEILKGVNLGFAYDYTLFEDVNLSVNAGGSCAITGVSGCGKSTILHILSTLLRPKNGEVIYGGKSLYDLTANELLRIRRFDFGIIFQAHYLFKGFSAHENIELASVLSAQKIDDEILANLKIDGVMNQKVGELSGGQQQRVSIARVLCKKPRVIFADEPTGNLDKQTANEVMQTLFNYIKANDAALVLVTHDNELAQRCDEVYRLEDKKFSLISPEAI
- the fliR gene encoding flagellar biosynthetic protein FliR; translated protein: MELVEFFAPERVITFMLLFARIGGLMLFFPFYGHEQIPMSVKTAFSFLLTLFLFPLASIKNGEIYYLAVEIVSEAALGVCAGLLLHIVFASLQLAGEQISMIMGFSMASVLDPQTGLSSPVISNIINFLALMTFLAFDGHHLILLFISNSLTHVPLGGFYPSPDIVQYASKSMINLFTFGFIISFPILALSLLSDLIFGMLMKTMPQFNLLVVGYPIKITIGFAVLIAILAGMMELFRQLVLRVINDLPSLFF
- a CDS encoding tetratricopeptide repeat protein; its protein translation is MRKILLCLIVAASMLFAAQTRSSNEMTGAPASAPANSVNKQFEDALAMYRVSDFSEAARLFNLACEGGHARACYDIGAMIASGKVAAKQPGTAARFYERACKMGDKLGCYALAYACQTGAGIAKDEARAYELYKNTCELGLAKGCNEAGFMSERGMGVNADVKAAVKFYEKACKMGLEVGCENAKILKR
- a CDS encoding saccharopine dehydrogenase, with translation MKIVLVNANPAVSRLATLALSKMGYEYVEIGDASELSGVFDVLIIDSDIDAKEMNLKEFANKILYLSSKNSPTFENADRILPKPFLPTEFITIVEDLASKTKSAEPAAARDETAEALVKGFEFIDDPAEDVFEDEIMELDPGELRLDDELDDISQAASGKDSAFDELNEIVKAIDDMDELSEKLGDEELDLDGVDDEAMEFDEFEIAAKDDKFDDLSADLDAPDELMDIKFETADEPELGATEFVAADGEEELEEAQDKFELDFDGSIEDIKHQIDEIDKMDELSENLDASNEPLEAKFETADELDIAEFSDMDSADEPEVPQSLEQKENDDKFTIEEAKEQDDIFADVDMKFDESDEQMVQVKNSALGDEFLPGDTEAAGETELAEFATEENLAQDVLDGELAEDIFAADEQQDEAEAGLEQDVQEIIESDDIQNEPEIVQELHPSEYGDIEQISEKDMAMALNESGFDGGEAANLSSQKAQTTSKINELKAQISDAVAKNLENSLQDGELREALKNLNIKINISFEEK
- the tsf gene encoding translation elongation factor Ts yields the protein MEISAQMVKELRESTGAGMMDCKKALAEANGDMEKAVDILREKGLGQAAKKADRLASEGLVSVVVCDHCKTATISEINSETDFVAKNAQFQNLTKDTTVHIQTNLIKDVESLNASVINGVKFEDYFKSQIATIGENLVVRRFETIKADDKGVVNGYVHSNGRVGVLIGLACQSAEIANKAAEFARNLCMHAAAMKPSVISYKDLDKEFVEKEFIALRAELEKDNEELKRLGKPLHHIPEYASRCQIGDAELAKATKAIEEELKAEGKPEKIWDKIIPGKIERFYADNTVLDQRLTLLGQFYVMDDKKTIEQVVEEKSKELGGKIEVVKYVRFELGEGLEKKNEDFAAEVAAQIG
- the rpsB gene encoding 30S ribosomal protein S2; the encoded protein is MVTMRDLLECGVHFGHQTRRWNPKMKKFIFGERKGIYIIDLQKTIRYFRYTYNVVRDAAAEGKTILFVGTKKQAGATLKEYAEKCGMPYVNHRWLGGMMTNFGTIRQSIRKLEVIEAMEEDGSINLLTKKEALMLRRKKEKLLASLGGIRNLKTVPDMIFVIDTVKEKIAVQEANRLKIPVVAPIDTNCDPDVIDFPIPGNDDAIRSVQLFCQEMAEAIIEGRSQLEKDGGELEEGKEAVSQAEKDAVVNEAVNEDFSEDFSEDEE